From a region of the Pseudomonadota bacterium genome:
- a CDS encoding bifunctional oligoribonuclease/PAP phosphatase NrnA: protein MTVSIRASIWRRFSVGSERKRVVSSLIEAEQKVMALAAVQKAGSIVIASHVDPDGDAIGSSLAWALILRKLGKKVAVYNRDKIPYSLTFLPGADEFFVNSLPEHCDLLCLLDCSEIERAGEELAGWRGYERSLCIDHHLTTAYSADINLVYPYACATGELIYDLALCLYPGFRLDVALNLYTAILTDTGSFRYSNSTPNSFAIAGDLVARGVEPWIVTQQVYESQPLGRIKLLGLVLGSLKLSASGKVAAISITQAMFDETGTNSEYTDGMVNYPRSIMGVEVAFMARETAPGRYKLSFRSRGTVNVAQLAAEFGGGGHHNAAGCRLDGRLPELIEHVFALVDGRLQ, encoded by the coding sequence ATGACAGTATCGATAAGGGCGAGCATCTGGAGGAGGTTTTCGGTCGGATCAGAAAGGAAGAGAGTGGTGAGCAGTCTGATTGAAGCGGAGCAGAAGGTGATGGCTCTGGCTGCCGTCCAGAAGGCCGGAAGTATTGTGATCGCCAGTCATGTTGATCCGGATGGAGATGCCATCGGTTCCTCGCTGGCCTGGGCTTTGATTCTGCGGAAACTGGGCAAAAAGGTTGCGGTCTACAATCGTGACAAAATTCCTTACAGTCTGACTTTTCTGCCCGGGGCCGACGAGTTTTTTGTCAACAGCCTGCCTGAACATTGTGACCTCCTGTGTCTGCTTGACTGCAGCGAGATAGAACGAGCCGGTGAGGAGCTGGCCGGTTGGCGGGGGTATGAACGCTCTCTCTGCATTGATCATCATCTGACAACGGCTTATTCAGCCGATATCAATCTCGTTTATCCTTATGCCTGTGCCACCGGAGAGTTGATTTATGATTTGGCTCTCTGCCTTTATCCGGGCTTCAGACTGGATGTGGCGCTGAATCTGTATACCGCGATTTTAACCGATACCGGGTCGTTTCGTTATTCAAATTCAACCCCTAATTCATTTGCCATCGCCGGTGATCTGGTAGCCCGTGGCGTTGAACCCTGGATAGTCACGCAGCAGGTTTACGAAAGCCAGCCGCTCGGGCGGATCAAACTCCTGGGCCTGGTTCTCGGCAGTCTGAAACTCTCCGCTTCGGGCAAGGTGGCCGCGATCTCCATCACTCAGGCGATGTTTGATGAGACCGGTACCAATAGTGAATACACTGACGGAATGGTTAATTATCCTCGTTCAATTATGGGTGTGGAAGTGGCATTTATGGCCCGTGAAACGGCTCCCGGACGATACAAACTCAGTTTTCGCTCACGTGGTACCGTTAACGTGGCTCAGCTGGCGGCCGAATTCGGCGGCGGGGGCCATCATAATGCGGCCGGCTGTCGCCTGGATGGCAGACTGCCGGAATTGATTGAACACGTTTTTGCTCTGGTCGATGGGCGCCTTCAGTAG
- a CDS encoding translation initiation factor IF-2, which yields MREKKKTKVYELSRALKLKEPELFSILETLGIEVSTKFTPLEEIDVDRVKAWCNQHQGPDVVEKRVASGVLRRRVKDVPESADISSAKALSPDEVDEVEPVSESDEPDFVEAEPTEPAEVFTSEVKTRERDALESDTAAAEVTQDTESLQVAPAEEHSAEDERSVPGEVPLAPTEAELPTPESSETPASRVEMEVAEVLPQSAVADSLSPDTKPDSAIPASAGLPESKVSESEVEDTEAARAAAIMTERKPKSGRTGARGARVIGRVALGELGLQASVRPARDKFKKTDGEPSVVAPVAPPVEVVQPGKETVEDRMVASKKGRKSRKKEGGGAAFANDDSRSRKASRRAVIKNLDFADDRGGKGRRRGLKKKSGQKTEITLPKLSKRVVKITDAISVGELARKMGIKAGEVIAKLMSLGNMVTINQMIDFETASLVAEEYGHTVENVAFDEDLVLDLVEDKPEDLVSRPPVVTIMGHVDHGKTSLLDAIRLTKVADGEAGGITQHIGAYMVSLPRGDISFVDTPGHEAFTSMRSRGAGVTDIVILVVAADDGVMPTTIESINHAKAANVPIIVAINKIDKDNARPDEVRRQLSEYGLIAEEWGGQTIFVEVSAKQRLNLDTLLEMILLQAEMMELSANPDKAARGVVLESRLDRGKGPVATILVQDGTVKQGDLAVAGLYSGRVRALINDMGETVDSAGPSTPVEVLGLSGVPSAGDDFNIVKSEKQAKELTSNRQHKAREQEISKTSKISLEDLFEQMEEGAVEQLNVIVKGDVQGSVEAVSEALKKQATTKVKVEVVHAAVGGVKEADVMLAAASRAIIVAFNVRPDLKAQHLAEHEHVDIRLYSVIYDLIEDLRMAMEGLLAPEVREVYLGRAEVRQAFMVSKVGMIAGCRVVDGKVKRNAQVRLLRDDVVIVEGRISSLKRFKDDAKEVATGFECGIGIENYNDIKPGDVIEAFVMEEVAAKL from the coding sequence CTGAGGGAAAAAAAGAAAACCAAGGTTTATGAATTGTCTCGGGCTCTCAAACTTAAAGAACCTGAACTTTTTTCTATACTGGAAACTCTGGGGATTGAGGTCAGTACCAAATTTACTCCTCTTGAGGAAATCGATGTTGATCGAGTCAAGGCTTGGTGCAATCAACATCAGGGACCTGATGTCGTCGAAAAAAGAGTAGCTTCAGGGGTTCTCCGGCGGCGGGTAAAAGACGTTCCCGAGTCAGCCGATATAAGTTCTGCTAAAGCTTTGTCACCGGATGAGGTCGATGAAGTGGAGCCCGTTTCCGAGTCTGATGAACCCGATTTTGTCGAAGCCGAACCAACGGAGCCCGCTGAAGTTTTCACTTCCGAAGTGAAGACTCGGGAGCGTGACGCGTTGGAAAGCGATACGGCTGCAGCCGAGGTGACGCAGGACACCGAGTCGTTACAGGTTGCGCCGGCGGAAGAGCATTCGGCTGAGGATGAAAGGTCGGTGCCCGGTGAGGTCCCGCTGGCGCCAACGGAGGCTGAGTTGCCGACCCCTGAGAGTTCCGAAACCCCTGCGAGTCGGGTCGAGATGGAAGTCGCCGAAGTGCTCCCTCAGAGCGCTGTCGCAGACAGCCTCAGCCCGGATACCAAGCCTGACTCGGCGATACCGGCTTCCGCAGGTCTGCCTGAGTCGAAAGTTTCGGAGTCCGAAGTGGAAGATACCGAGGCGGCTCGTGCTGCCGCGATAATGACGGAACGAAAACCGAAAAGCGGGCGTACCGGCGCCCGGGGCGCCCGCGTAATCGGGCGAGTGGCCTTAGGTGAACTCGGCCTACAGGCGTCGGTCCGACCGGCGCGTGACAAGTTTAAGAAAACCGACGGAGAACCTTCGGTCGTGGCTCCGGTCGCTCCACCGGTTGAGGTTGTTCAACCTGGTAAAGAGACGGTTGAAGATCGGATGGTTGCGTCCAAGAAGGGGCGTAAATCCCGGAAGAAGGAAGGGGGTGGGGCGGCTTTCGCTAATGATGACAGTCGCAGCCGTAAGGCGTCTCGGCGGGCGGTTATTAAAAATCTTGATTTTGCCGATGACCGCGGTGGAAAAGGACGGCGCCGCGGTCTCAAGAAAAAATCCGGTCAGAAAACGGAGATCACGCTGCCGAAATTGAGCAAGCGCGTAGTTAAGATTACTGATGCGATCAGTGTCGGTGAATTAGCTAGAAAAATGGGGATTAAAGCCGGCGAGGTTATCGCAAAATTGATGAGTCTCGGCAATATGGTGACCATCAATCAGATGATCGATTTTGAAACCGCCAGTCTGGTTGCCGAAGAATATGGGCATACGGTAGAAAATGTCGCTTTTGACGAAGACCTGGTGCTCGACTTGGTTGAGGATAAGCCCGAGGATCTGGTCAGCCGTCCTCCGGTGGTGACCATTATGGGCCATGTCGACCACGGTAAAACCTCGCTGCTTGATGCCATTCGCCTGACTAAGGTCGCGGATGGAGAGGCCGGTGGTATTACCCAGCACATCGGAGCCTATATGGTTTCCCTGCCCAGGGGAGATATTTCTTTTGTCGATACCCCAGGACATGAGGCGTTTACGTCAATGCGTTCACGTGGAGCTGGAGTTACCGATATTGTTATTCTGGTGGTGGCTGCCGATGACGGGGTTATGCCCACTACCATTGAATCAATCAATCACGCTAAAGCCGCGAATGTGCCGATAATAGTTGCGATCAATAAGATAGATAAGGACAATGCCCGGCCCGATGAAGTGCGTCGACAGCTCAGTGAATATGGTCTGATCGCCGAGGAATGGGGTGGACAAACCATTTTTGTGGAAGTCTCAGCCAAACAGAGACTCAATCTGGATACCTTGCTGGAGATGATCCTTCTTCAGGCCGAGATGATGGAGCTGAGCGCCAACCCTGATAAGGCGGCTCGCGGTGTGGTTCTGGAATCACGCCTGGATCGGGGCAAAGGGCCGGTCGCGACGATTCTGGTTCAGGATGGGACGGTCAAACAGGGTGATTTAGCGGTTGCGGGACTTTACAGCGGCCGGGTTCGGGCCCTGATCAATGACATGGGCGAGACGGTTGACAGCGCCGGACCATCGACACCGGTAGAGGTCTTGGGGTTGAGTGGCGTTCCGTCCGCAGGTGACGATTTCAATATTGTCAAGTCTGAAAAACAAGCCAAGGAACTGACCAGTAACCGGCAGCATAAGGCTCGGGAACAGGAAATTTCAAAAACCAGTAAAATCTCCCTAGAAGATCTTTTTGAACAGATGGAAGAGGGTGCGGTTGAACAGCTCAATGTCATTGTCAAGGGTGATGTGCAAGGCTCGGTCGAAGCCGTCAGCGAAGCCCTGAAGAAACAGGCGACCACCAAGGTCAAGGTCGAGGTCGTGCATGCCGCGGTTGGCGGGGTCAAAGAGGCCGATGTCATGCTGGCGGCCGCTTCTCGTGCTATAATCGTGGCTTTCAATGTTCGCCCTGACCTTAAAGCCCAGCATCTGGCCGAACATGAGCATGTAGATATCCGACTTTATTCGGTGATTTATGATCTCATCGAGGATTTACGGATGGCGATGGAGGGTCTGCTGGCTCCGGAAGTACGTGAAGTCTATCTGGGCCGGGCCGAGGTCCGCCAGGCTTTCATGGTTTCCAAGGTGGGGATGATTGCCGGTTGCCGGGTGGTTGACGGCAAGGTCAAACGTAATGCTCAGGTGCGGCTGTTGCGCGATGATGTGGTGATTGTTGAAGGCAGAATCTCATCCTTGAAAAGGTTTAAGGATGATGCCAAGGAAGTTGCCACCGGTTTTGAGTGCGGTATTGGTATTGAAAATTATAATGACATCAAGCCCGGGGATGTGATTGAGGCCTTTGTCATGGAAGAGGTCGCGGCTAAGCTTTAG
- the pnp gene encoding polyribonucleotide nucleotidyltransferase, whose protein sequence is MKKYCHVEVDGSEVSFESGKIAKQANGAVMVRQGDTMVLVTAVAARSGREGIDFFPLTVDYQEKTYAAGKIPGGFFKREGRLSDRETLTSRLIDRPLRPLFPKGFTCETQIIATVMSTDNVNDPAILALTGASAALMVSDIPFNGPVAAVRVARVNESFIVNPVFAEIDESDLDVIMACTREAVVMVEGGAKEVDEQVMLEALELGHQAAQPFITAQLEMANQVGLKKREVVAPVINPDLTALVEVKFAGRFEDGLQISDKLERQNYFSDLKDEIRASLALAEIPDHDLGEVFEARLGAAIRRQISTQGVRIGGRGIGEIRDISCEVSFLPRVHGSALFTRGETQAVVTTTLGTSVDEQRIDSLRGNSSDSFMLHYNFPPFSVGEARFLRGPGRREIGHGTLARRALKAVLPESDKFPYTVRIVSDITESNGSSSMASICGGSLSLMDAGVPIKAPVAGIAMGLVQEGGQFIVLSDISGDEDHVGDMDFKVAGTRAGVTAIQMDIKIAGISKEVMAQALAQGKVGRLHILDKMDEVLQAPRAELSDYAPRIMTIRIDPDKIRDVIGPGGKNIRAITEKSGAKIDIEDSGEIKIASVDGQASELAIALIRELTQEAEVGKVYLGKVQRIMDFGAFVEIFPGTDGLLHISQIAEERVRDVRDYLKEGDEVMVKVIEVDRQGKIRLTRKDVLDQN, encoded by the coding sequence ATGAAAAAGTATTGTCACGTAGAAGTAGATGGAAGCGAGGTGAGTTTCGAGTCTGGTAAAATCGCTAAACAGGCCAATGGGGCGGTTATGGTGCGTCAGGGTGATACCATGGTCCTGGTCACGGCCGTGGCGGCCCGTAGCGGCAGAGAGGGGATTGATTTTTTCCCTCTGACGGTTGATTATCAGGAGAAAACTTATGCCGCCGGGAAAATCCCTGGAGGTTTTTTTAAACGTGAAGGCCGTTTAAGTGACCGTGAAACCCTGACCTCACGTTTGATTGACCGTCCTTTACGGCCCCTGTTTCCAAAAGGATTTACCTGTGAAACTCAGATTATAGCGACGGTCATGTCGACCGATAATGTCAACGATCCCGCGATTCTGGCTTTGACCGGGGCTTCGGCCGCATTGATGGTTTCCGATATTCCTTTCAACGGGCCGGTAGCTGCGGTCCGGGTGGCCAGGGTTAACGAGAGTTTCATCGTTAACCCGGTTTTTGCCGAGATAGACGAGAGTGATCTCGACGTGATCATGGCTTGTACTCGGGAGGCGGTGGTCATGGTTGAAGGTGGAGCTAAGGAAGTCGATGAGCAGGTTATGCTCGAAGCGCTTGAGCTTGGCCATCAGGCAGCCCAGCCTTTTATCACGGCGCAGCTGGAGATGGCGAATCAGGTGGGACTGAAAAAAAGAGAGGTTGTGGCTCCGGTTATCAATCCTGATCTGACGGCGCTGGTCGAGGTTAAGTTTGCCGGTCGTTTTGAGGATGGTCTGCAGATTTCCGATAAACTCGAAAGACAGAATTATTTCAGTGACTTGAAGGATGAAATCCGGGCGTCTCTGGCCCTGGCGGAAATTCCAGATCATGATCTGGGTGAGGTTTTCGAGGCTCGCCTAGGGGCCGCAATTCGCCGGCAGATCTCTACTCAGGGCGTGCGTATCGGCGGTCGCGGTATCGGCGAGATTCGTGATATTAGCTGCGAGGTTTCCTTTCTTCCCCGGGTTCACGGCTCGGCTCTTTTTACTCGAGGTGAAACTCAGGCTGTGGTTACTACCACTCTGGGGACTTCCGTTGATGAACAGCGGATTGATTCCCTGCGAGGAAATTCTTCTGACAGTTTTATGTTGCATTACAACTTTCCGCCTTTCAGCGTCGGTGAAGCCCGTTTTCTGAGAGGGCCGGGAAGACGCGAAATCGGTCATGGTACCTTGGCCCGCAGAGCCCTGAAGGCAGTCCTACCGGAGTCCGATAAATTCCCCTATACGGTGCGGATTGTTTCCGATATCACGGAGTCCAACGGTTCTTCATCCATGGCCAGTATCTGTGGCGGCAGTCTGTCCCTGATGGATGCCGGGGTGCCGATCAAGGCACCGGTCGCCGGGATCGCCATGGGACTGGTTCAGGAAGGGGGACAGTTTATCGTTTTAAGTGATATTTCGGGTGACGAGGACCATGTCGGGGATATGGACTTTAAGGTTGCCGGTACGCGAGCCGGGGTTACCGCGATTCAGATGGATATCAAGATCGCGGGGATCAGCAAAGAGGTGATGGCCCAGGCTCTGGCCCAGGGTAAAGTCGGTCGTCTGCATATCCTTGATAAAATGGATGAGGTTTTACAGGCCCCCCGGGCTGAACTCTCGGATTATGCACCACGGATCATGACTATTCGCATTGATCCCGACAAGATCCGGGACGTTATCGGACCTGGAGGGAAAAACATTCGCGCTATTACTGAGAAATCCGGGGCCAAGATTGATATCGAGGATAGTGGTGAGATTAAAATCGCTTCGGTCGACGGCCAGGCCTCGGAACTGGCGATTGCCTTGATTCGGGAACTGACCCAGGAAGCGGAGGTTGGCAAAGTCTATCTTGGAAAGGTTCAGCGGATTATGGATTTTGGCGCCTTTGTCGAAATCTTTCCGGGGACCGATGGTCTTCTGCATATTTCCCAGATTGCCGAAGAGCGGGTTAGAGACGTGCGCGATTATCTGAAGGAAGGTGATGAAGTCATGGTGAAGGTTATTGAGGTTGATCGTCAGGGTAAAATCCGTCTCACCCGTAAGGACGTGCTCGATCAGAATTGA
- the truB gene encoding tRNA pseudouridine(55) synthase TruB — protein sequence MNTFLLWSMGAFSSGFSPLLNEDAFLVLDKPTGLTSQQVVAQVKRLLGCRKVGHTGTLDPLATGVLPLALNRATRLIQYLDEGRKVYSGEIEFGVETDTLDRDGQVTARFAGPLDFSASRIAEVFERYHGSLLQTAPLYSAIKTKGRPLYAYARSGIAVEAPERRIEIDGFELLSWNSPLAAFRVCCSRGTYVRSLAADVGRDLGCGARIWSLCREASGPFTLERALSLPALTEMVSTGQLLPLLAPQQALTHLPCLRIDDNESLRDIAHGLPLVREAVKDRIPSSWPADQQVLLLDKTDSVLALARLEKTSEDSLLRLLRVMTVPERHKAF from the coding sequence TTGAACACGTTTTTGCTCTGGTCGATGGGCGCCTTCAGTAGTGGATTTTCTCCTTTGTTGAACGAAGACGCTTTTCTTGTCCTTGATAAACCCACGGGGCTGACTTCGCAGCAGGTGGTCGCTCAGGTTAAACGGCTGCTGGGATGCCGTAAGGTTGGGCATACCGGAACCCTTGATCCCCTGGCTACCGGGGTTTTGCCGTTGGCTTTGAACCGGGCGACTCGGCTGATTCAATATCTTGACGAGGGTCGCAAGGTTTACAGTGGGGAGATAGAATTTGGGGTCGAGACCGACACTCTGGATCGAGACGGTCAGGTCACGGCTCGCTTTGCCGGTCCGCTGGATTTCAGTGCGAGCCGGATTGCCGAGGTTTTTGAACGCTATCACGGATCCTTATTGCAGACCGCGCCCCTATACTCCGCGATCAAGACTAAAGGACGCCCTCTGTATGCTTATGCTCGTTCCGGGATTGCAGTTGAAGCCCCGGAACGCCGGATTGAAATCGACGGTTTTGAACTCCTGTCCTGGAACTCCCCGTTGGCGGCTTTTCGGGTTTGTTGTTCTCGCGGAACCTATGTCAGATCGTTGGCTGCGGATGTGGGGCGGGATCTGGGTTGCGGTGCGCGAATCTGGTCTTTATGCCGGGAAGCAAGTGGCCCTTTTACTCTTGAAAGAGCCCTTTCTCTGCCTGCTCTGACGGAAATGGTGTCGACCGGTCAGCTTTTACCACTGCTTGCACCGCAACAGGCGCTGACTCATTTGCCCTGCCTGCGGATCGATGACAATGAAAGTTTGCGAGATATCGCTCACGGTTTGCCATTGGTCCGGGAAGCGGTGAAGGATCGCATCCCTTCCAGTTGGCCAGCAGATCAACAGGTGTTATTGCTGGATAAAACCGATAGTGTGCTGGCTCTGGCGCGTCTTGAGAAAACGTCGGAAGACTCGCTGTTGCGTCTGCTCAGGGTCATGACGGTTCCGGAAAGGCATAAAGCTTTTTAG
- the nusA gene encoding transcription termination/antitermination protein NusA — MSSSLNFILDQVSKEKNIPKEILIEAIESAMVTASKKKLGAAREIEASYDEETGQIELFEFVEVVENVENSYYQISLHEALEIDPEAEVGDSLGLKLETDDFGRIAAQTAKQVIMQKIREAERESIYEEYHEKVGEIISGTVQRVERGNLIVNLGTTEAILPRSETIPRENFRQGERIRAYLLKVEIAAKGPKIVLSRTHPGFLIRLFEVEVPEIFEGVIKIMGATREPGVRAKIAVSTNDHDVDPVGACVGVRGSRVQNVVQELKGEKIDIIRWNPDPVRYVCNAISPAEINKIILDEEKHMMEIVVLDEQLSLAIGRRGLNVRLAAKLTGWKLDVKSASRVASDFDQLFSPLAGLEGFNNTAMELLYDNGFRKIEDIAGSSVAELTDIIGTEGVNPQRLIERAVEVYHERRAAMEKPALPEAAGVVAAQLETAEAEASASANGAELSFKADAPETMAAGSGPEISEEEELEPENGGNLS; from the coding sequence ATGTCCTCAAGTCTTAACTTTATCCTTGATCAGGTCAGTAAAGAGAAGAATATTCCTAAAGAGATTCTGATTGAGGCAATTGAATCGGCAATGGTTACTGCGTCCAAGAAAAAGCTTGGTGCGGCGCGCGAAATAGAGGCTTCTTATGATGAAGAGACCGGCCAGATTGAGCTTTTCGAATTTGTCGAAGTCGTCGAGAATGTAGAAAATTCATACTACCAGATATCCCTGCATGAGGCCTTGGAAATCGACCCTGAAGCCGAGGTTGGCGACAGTCTCGGACTCAAACTTGAAACCGATGATTTTGGCCGGATTGCGGCTCAGACGGCCAAACAGGTTATCATGCAGAAGATCAGGGAAGCCGAGCGGGAAAGTATCTATGAGGAGTATCATGAAAAGGTCGGGGAGATCATCAGCGGCACGGTGCAGCGGGTTGAACGGGGTAACCTGATTGTCAATCTGGGGACGACCGAGGCCATCCTGCCGCGCTCCGAAACGATTCCCCGTGAGAATTTTCGCCAGGGGGAGCGGATTCGTGCGTATCTGCTGAAGGTTGAAATTGCCGCCAAAGGTCCGAAAATCGTGCTATCTCGAACCCATCCCGGATTTCTGATCCGTCTCTTTGAGGTCGAGGTACCAGAGATTTTTGAAGGCGTCATCAAGATCATGGGAGCCACTCGGGAGCCTGGGGTCAGGGCCAAAATCGCGGTTTCAACCAATGATCATGATGTCGATCCGGTTGGAGCCTGCGTTGGGGTCAGAGGCTCCCGGGTCCAGAATGTGGTCCAGGAACTCAAAGGTGAAAAGATTGATATCATTCGCTGGAATCCGGATCCCGTCCGTTATGTTTGCAACGCGATTTCACCGGCTGAAATTAACAAGATCATTCTTGATGAAGAGAAACACATGATGGAGATTGTGGTTCTCGATGAGCAGCTTTCCCTGGCTATCGGGCGGCGCGGGCTCAACGTTCGCCTGGCGGCGAAATTGACCGGTTGGAAGTTGGATGTCAAATCAGCATCCCGGGTTGCCAGTGATTTTGATCAGTTGTTTTCTCCTTTGGCCGGTCTCGAAGGTTTCAATAATACGGCCATGGAGTTGCTTTATGACAATGGTTTTCGGAAAATTGAGGATATTGCCGGCAGCTCTGTTGCCGAACTCACGGATATCATTGGCACTGAAGGGGTAAACCCACAACGGCTCATTGAACGGGCCGTGGAGGTCTACCACGAACGTCGTGCGGCAATGGAAAAGCCTGCGCTTCCCGAAGCTGCGGGGGTGGTTGCAGCGCAGCTTGAGACGGCCGAAGCGGAAGCCTCGGCGAGCGCAAACGGTGCCGAGCTGAGTTTTAAGGCTGATGCGCCGGAAACGATGGCCGCGGGAAGCGGCCCTGAGATTTCCGAAGAGGAAGAACTTGAGCCAGAAAACGGCGGCAATCTTTCCTGA
- a CDS encoding YlxR family protein has product MRRKRWPREAALRFPKRKNLSQKTAAIFPEPLSGPLRSCLICRQKTLKNNLCRFVKVEDRLVWDRDHRAPGRGHYLCKNAECLGAFLRGRRRLSRQIPGAEALTEKDRLALLRLSES; this is encoded by the coding sequence ATGCGCCGGAAACGATGGCCGCGGGAAGCGGCCCTGAGATTTCCGAAGAGGAAGAACTTGAGCCAGAAAACGGCGGCAATCTTTCCTGAACCTCTTTCAGGACCTTTGCGCAGCTGTCTGATTTGTCGACAGAAGACATTAAAAAATAATCTTTGCCGATTCGTCAAGGTGGAAGACAGACTGGTTTGGGATCGTGACCACCGGGCTCCAGGCCGCGGACATTACCTCTGTAAGAATGCGGAATGCCTGGGCGCTTTTCTCAGAGGTCGGCGCCGTCTGAGTCGGCAGATCCCCGGCGCAGAAGCCTTGACAGAGAAAGACCGCCTGGCGCTGCTGCGGCTGTCTGAATCGTGA
- the rbfA gene encoding 30S ribosome-binding factor RbfA, whose translation MKERNQRCRRIGDQLKVEISAMLQREIKDPRIGFITVQDVEVAPDLSQAFVYYTVLGNADEKNATLAGLNSTAGFMRREIGRRLHLKRIPEMQFRYDDSIDKGEHLEEVFGRIRKEESGEQSD comes from the coding sequence ATGAAGGAACGTAATCAGCGGTGCCGGCGTATCGGCGATCAGCTTAAGGTTGAGATCTCGGCCATGTTGCAACGGGAGATCAAAGATCCCAGAATTGGTTTTATCACGGTTCAGGACGTTGAAGTGGCTCCTGATTTGAGCCAGGCGTTTGTCTATTATACGGTCCTGGGGAATGCCGATGAGAAAAATGCAACCCTGGCTGGTCTGAACAGTACGGCCGGTTTTATGCGTCGTGAGATCGGGCGCAGACTGCATTTGAAAAGGATTCCTGAAATGCAGTTTCGTTACGATGACAGTATCGATAAGGGCGAGCATCTGGAGGAGGTTTTCGGTCGGATCAGAAAGGAAGAGAGTGGTGAGCAGTCTGATTGA
- a CDS encoding 30S ribosomal protein S15, protein MAFACGQKSDIIEKYRLHESDTGSPEVQIALLSERITYLTDHFKVHKHDFHSRRGLLKLVGQRRRLLDYLKRKEFKRYKDVIGSLGLRR, encoded by the coding sequence ATGGCGTTTGCATGTGGACAGAAGTCGGATATTATTGAGAAATACAGATTGCATGAGAGTGATACCGGGTCCCCGGAGGTACAGATTGCATTGCTTAGTGAGCGGATTACCTATCTGACGGATCATTTTAAGGTCCATAAGCACGATTTTCATTCTCGTCGCGGTCTTTTGAAGTTGGTCGGGCAGAGACGTCGTTTGCTTGATTATTTGAAAAGGAAAGAGTTTAAGCGTTATAAAGATGTTATCGGTAGCTTGGGTCTAAGGCGTTAA